In the genome of Populus trichocarpa isolate Nisqually-1 chromosome 10, P.trichocarpa_v4.1, whole genome shotgun sequence, the window GACTCCTAGTTCGTTGACTTGAATTCTCTCAACACATCATATGGACTGCGTGATGTAGAAAATTGTCAACTTTCTTTGTCAATCTAAAAATGGTGGtggtaaatattttttcttctttcattatttttccttttacaaGGGTTACTTGGTTATGAACTGGGTATTGGAGACATTCGAACCAGGCATCATGAGAAAAGTACAAATACTAAGAAAGTATCCCTGAACGCTTGCATGCTTACTAAATGTGATAGATGGGTTTAGGATAAAAAAGGTATCTTCAGCAGTCAAGGTATTATGATGCTGACTCGTGATTAAAATGACTCAAGTCGCAAGAAGATAATAGACAAAAACgattaaaatcatgttgtatttgtTGAAGAGAAGATTGactttgattttaagaattacCCATAACTTCCTTAAACAAAGTATTGCAGTGTTAGCAGCGAACTGCATACTCATAAGTTTTGTCTTTAGagtcataaattattttaaaactcaaatttgGTTTACTGTACCTTAGTTGGATGGCTAAGCGATAACTGAATCGTATTTGCTTCCCTACTTTGTGTGAACTCCAGTTCTTACtgcttttcttctctcctttgaCCACACATGTTACATTTTCAACATGATATGTTGGGTAAGCCTTGGATATCTTGTACAAATAATGCTAAAAATATGTTCATATCTATAATCACACAGAGGAGGACGAGCTGGTGGTTATAAAGAACTCGATGAAGAAGAATTAGAGGAAACTAAGCGACGACGAAAAGAAGCTGAAGAAGTGAGATCTTCTTGCGATGTTTTGACTTTCATATATTTCAACTGATTCTTATTATATAGTCTTTATGATCCAATAACAGGATGATGGAGAGTTGTATGATGAGTTtggaaatttgaagaaaaaatttcgGGCCAAAACTCAACAAGCTGAAGCTGGCAGGGTGCTTCTGGGTGCTGGGCGTGCAGGTTGGGAGGTTGAGGAATTAGGTATGTGAGCATCAtgttatcttttagttttttattttaaaaatgtgttgAAATAAAGCACTTTGATCTTATATGctcatatatattattcacGGGCTGGAGTTCTATCCATTAGATTTGGATAGACACTGGAGTATTACAATTTTGCTTGGACCAAGTTATTGGTGCCTCTAACAAAAAGATACACTGCCAGGTGCTGTTGATAAACACGGGAGAGAGAGGAGCAGAGAAAGAGGGAGGGATCAGGATGATAGGGAAAGCAGCAAGACTCGGGAGCATGATGAGAGGGACAGGCGCCTTAGTCGAAGTAGGGAGAGGGATCGAGGAAGAGATCGAGATCGAGATTATGAGTATGGTCGAGACAGAGAATATGGGCGGGACCGGCACCGGCACCGATACTGAAGATAGAAGCAAAGGTTCTCAGCTTTTGTCCTCAgttgttttggtttcttttgatGCGAAGGATGCCATTAGATATGAAGTTTGCTTTTACTGCCATTTGATATGAAGCTTGGTTTGCTTGGCATTTTTGTCCTTTCTCCTGCTATGTAACTTTGTTGAGTTATTCTCCCCACTGCAACCATTGATGGAACTAGGAACTGGGTCATCCAAGCTCTTGGTGTTAAATATACTGGTTTGAAATCGTTTCTAATGTCATCCAAAGTTAAAATCTGACTGGTGTTCTTAAATGCTCCTTGCTTGGAAGTAATGGCAGAAAACTTCCGGTGGTGGCAAGATCATGAGCTCAACATCACTTGGTGTTATGGCATGCTAGTAACATTGATGATATTTGGCCAATGGCTCATCATGTACTGATTACAGTGCTATATGATTGTTTTCTCCTTCATTTGAGTCCCCTCTAAGCTCCACATAAATTTGCAGTGGTTTAATCAATAATGCCACATTATTTTTCGATGAGCGAAAAATTGTTTACTTGTGAGATTCAGTTGGTGTGGTTTAAACCAAATTGATTTGCTGTTATACTTGTATTTTCGCAACAATGAACTAAGATTATATGACTGATTTACAGCCCACATGGATTGCAAGATCAAGTTCGAGTGTAGTTCGTTAACCCTCACTTCTGGCATTGTTAATCTTTTGATTGCAAATCGACACTTTCACCGTATCATTCTCAAACGAATTtacatcaaaagaaagaaatactAGGCTATGCGAACGTATCTGTATCTGTATCTGTATCAGAGAAAGAAGAAGCCAACAAATTTATCTGCCTCTTGCCTCCGATAAACACATCGGATCTTCTCAGATCCCTTCATCCAATTTCATCCCAGCTCTTTTCTTCTATGGATTTTCGATTTTGGCTTCGTCGATGATTCTCTCACTCGTTCTgtctatttttataatgttggGGGTCGAAAGCTCTGATAATGTCAAGGCCAAGATCTGGGACAAGGAAGGGATCCCACCGGATCAGCAAAGGCTTATCTTCGCAGGGAAACAGCTTGAAAGCGGCCCGTATCCAAAAGGAGTCCCACTCTTCACTTGGTCTTTCGCCTCCGAGGTGAAATGCAAATTTTTTATGAAGACGCTACCAGGAAAAACCATCACTTTGGAGGTGGAAGGCTAGGATACTATACATGATTAcgagttaatatatatttattatataaaattatgttaaaaaaaaataaaattagattgaaatcatgtaaaattaggtaaaattatatatacaatttTACAATACTTTCGAATTTTcagttcttattttcttcattgcaTACCCTTGTATTTATTCACTAATACATGCCTCACAATCATTTATATTCATTGATTCTTTCTTCGATCAATAGCATCaatagtgtaaaaataaaagaaatatagtcTTGTTTAAACCTTTTCTttcctaacaaataaaaaattatctattataaaaaataactttgaaaatttttattttataaaaatattcttacagACAAGAGTGATATattatattctaaaatttaatttattgtatctTTATATCTAAATATCATAGTTTTTTAAATGGGTTTATAACATtataatttctatataaaaaatttcataatttgtacAAGATATAATCTAAGAAGTAACCAGACTTTAATACTTGCAGGAAAGCACCTCGAGAATGGCAGGACTCTTGCTGACTGTAACTTGCATTTGGTTCTCCGTCTTCAAGAGTTCTTGCCTCCTACGTTGCAATTTTTAAGCTCCTGGGACTGAATATTTTTCGATCTAAAAAAGGTgtgatattaataatttttaaaagtgtctttttaaaaaaaaacaattaaaacaatatattttttatttttttaaatttatttttaatataaatatattaaaatgatctaaaaatattttaaataaaaaatacttttaaaataaaaaacaaaaaaactgtaaaattttattatttatataagttCGATAATCGGTGGCTCAGGCTTTACAAATAACGAACGCCCGGGTGGAATAAATTTTGTAAAGTCAAAGTTGGGTTGGTTTAAGTAGCAACAGTATTGTAGTTGGGCTATGAATACTGGGTTTCTCGAAGCAACCCATGAGATTAGACGAGTTCAACTTTCAGGTTTCTCGGATCAACTTATAACTATAATTTCTAATCTCTAGGTTTAATTATACTTAATCCCAGTTTGGCATTTGATATTTCGAAAGTATTGTTGTCCCTTCATTCAAAtcaatcttatattttattaatttcgagTTCCAAGAGGATAcatgactctctttttttattggttctgattaaaaaaattattgaaaaattaaaaaaacaatagttcaaaaaattaaaaaaaaaatcccaaataatttactaaaaaaatatttcatgctggctattgttttctttttttctttttatttacactatcaaaaaattaaactttattttaaaaagtaaaaaatattaaaaaattgattaaaggttttatgtcatttttttttatttacgtgggtgtccgggccagcttacgcgcaccacgactaatcccacgacCCATTGAACATCCTGCAAACTCAGTGAGCATGTAaagcaccgcgggggtgacaggcgtgcataGTGAGGTTCGAACCCGGATACAGAGAAAGTGAACAAGCCCCTACCACCACTAAGCCAATACCACAGTGAGGTTTTatgtcattttatatatattcttgatggctattttaatgtttgatagctaatttcttaattttatttcaaaagacaaataaatatcttaataaataaatatattttatgtagaaaatagaaaataataaatttcatgaataaaataaagtgaaaaccATCAATACcgaaattttatatttaccaCCATCAAATGTGTTTCATCATACCTTATCGCTCATCAAATATTAGCAAGTCCACAGTGGACTCTTGACTTACTGGTGCACACCTTCAATTATACTCGTTTAAAGGTTGTCAagtctttatatttatatatatatatatatatatcacattaATCCTTGGCTTTTACATGTATTAAGAGATTTACAAGACCTTCATGATCACCATGAtattagctataaaataaaatgttttttatagtgtaaataaaaaataagccatcatagaaaaataaaaagattaccAATTCTTTGGTAAGAGagctaaaataaatgaaagattaGATTTGAATTACCAACATCTTAACGTTCAAAGGTCAAGCAGTGAAGTGTCCAAATTGGTACTGCAACAACACATACGGGCTCTAGCACTCCGCTGCAGCATCTGATAACCTTTCCTCCTCTTTCCGCTTCcaccctttccttttcctctcgTGTCTCTCAGTATTTCTTCGCAACTTTTTGCTAGCCTTTCacacctccttttctttctggtCCATAATAATTTCTTCGCACAGAGAGGAGGGTGGGGGTGCTGTTATTAACGCAATTTGAGAGCCCCTTTTGGCTTCAAGCAATTCTACTACACGCCTTATCCATAAATAGCTAGTTACAAGACATAGTTGTGTTgcttcttctatatatatatatatatatatatatatatatatatatatatttcatcttcttttcacatgaattgttattattattaggtcAGACGTCTCTGCCGGGCCCCTCTCTGCATGTCCCAAAAGCCTAAAAACTCCCGTGGGAGTACCAAGCCAGAGCCAAATACAGAAACCAACAGATTGCATATGCATGCGTGAGACAAGAGGGTAACAGCACAATACAATAATAAAGAGAAATCTTATTGACCTGCAGACAACTACTCTTGTCTTCTAACTACGTTTAACGGACAAAGTTTCGTGTCTTCTCTTCCCTTCGGCGTACCAACATGGTGTTTCTTTTTTGCTTATAGTACCAACATGTTTTTTGTTAGCTAGCTTCGTaaattccaagttttttttcccatctttgcctctaattatttttaaagaagaatCATCCGCTACTTGGAGCAAAAAGGactataatttcattattcttgCAACAAGTTAtgctcctatatatatatatattattcctcAATTCTatttatgttggtttttttctgagtaaatattggatttttttttgtaatggcaTGAAAATCACTTTCAACTGCTTGCATATATAAACATCTTTCACCGTCACAATTCTATTCTCAACCACGTCACAGTGAAAACCAACTGTACTGTCAAATGGAGCTTAAATTACTGCAATATTTATCAACCGTGAAGCTCCTAATTAGGGGTATCATAAAATTATTCCATGAGATAATTGTATGCTATATATATGCTGTGTGTCTTTCCTTGTCTACTGTAATCGCATATCCTTTGAGCACTTCTCACCGTCAGACAAACACAAGTTTCTTGGTTACATCCAATGCAAAGCAACAATGCCGCAGCTGTGTGATCTTGTAATTCATGTTAATGGTCAACAAATATTCTTTCTAAATCAGGTAATGCATACAAAATCTTGTTAAGTAACTGctagtttcttttcttctttgaaacTTTCTAGGCAAAATTTTCTGATTGTTCACAGTTCAATCTTGCAGAAGATTCTATCAGCCTATTCAGGAAAGCTAAAGAAGATCATcgggaaagaaaagagaaaatccCAGATTAAGAATTTGAGTATTGGAATTGATAACTTCCCCGGAGGCCCAGATGGGTTTGAGATGGTTTCAAGATTCTGTTACAATCATGGCAAGATCAAAATCACAGTTTCAAATGTGGCTCTTCTCCATTGCTGTGCAGTCTTTCTTGGCATGACTGAGAATTTATCCCCGGGCAATCTATTGAAACAGACAGAGACATTTCTTGATGGAATGATTCACTGGTCTTGGCATGATATAATTGCCAGTCTCAAAAGCTGTGAGTCATTCTTCACATGTACAGATACATCTGGACTTGTAGAAAAGCTCATTCGTTCACTATTGGAAAAGCTTGCACAGAATTCAGATATTGCAACTCTTATtgcttcctcttcttcctcttcatcttctCCCGAAACTGCATCTAGGTTCAGGTTTTCTTCCTCAGCTAAAACCACTCCTGAGTCAACTAAGCCAGGTTCATCGAGCAAACAATGGTGGTTTGATGATTTGATCATATTACCCCCAATGattattgaaaagataatagCAAATATGGGGGCTTGTGGAACTGATAACAATAGCTTTATCCTCACAAAGTTCCTACTCCATTACCTGAAAAATGCCGTACTTCAATGCAAAGGTGGAGCAAAAAGCACTGTTTTGTATTCAAGAGCAGACTACGCTGGTCTTGCAGGCACAGCTGTCCATGGGGTGAGCAGAAATTCATTTTCTTGCAGAGGCCTGTTTTCAGTATTGAGGATAGTGTCTGGATGTGGTCTGAGCAGAGATTGCAGAGCCAAGCTGGAGAGATTGATTGGTGGGATGCTTGACCAAGCAACATTGGATGACTTGCTGATCTCTGGGCATGATGATAGGGGTGTTTTTGATGTTAATCTGGTAATAAGATTGATGAGAATATTTGTTAATAGTGATTTTCTGTCCTCACAGAAGTTGAAGAAGGTTGGCAGATTGATTGATAAGTACTTGTGTGAAATATCTCCTGATCAAAACCTCGAGACCTCAAAACTTCTAGGAGTTGCAGAAAGCTTACCCGATTCTGCAAGAGATTGCTTTGATGGGGTCTACAGAGCCATTGATATCTACCTAGAGGTAAGAATTGAAAaccctttcttccttttttgtctttcttaACGAAGATGGCCAAAAAATTGATGGTTCGGATAAAAAGGAgtgaaacaacaaagaaaaatttaacagcTGAGACAAAATCGCCCAATAATCTGTAATTAGTGTCGtcattagtttaatttaattaaaatcatgcTTTAATTTCTTGAGTTTTTTCCCTTAGCTGATCATCTGGGGAGAAATACAGCATTTTACCCCTTCAATAACATCGAAAAATAAATCC includes:
- the LOC7492951 gene encoding BTB/POZ domain-containing protein At1g50280, whose translation is MLYICCVSFLVYCNRISFEHFSPSDKHKFLGYIQCKATMPQLCDLVIHVNGQQIFFLNQKILSAYSGKLKKIIGKEKRKSQIKNLSIGIDNFPGGPDGFEMVSRFCYNHGKIKITVSNVALLHCCAVFLGMTENLSPGNLLKQTETFLDGMIHWSWHDIIASLKSCESFFTCTDTSGLVEKLIRSLLEKLAQNSDIATLIASSSSSSSSPETASRFRFSSSAKTTPESTKPGSSSKQWWFDDLIILPPMIIEKIIANMGACGTDNNSFILTKFLLHYLKNAVLQCKGGAKSTVLYSRADYAGLAGTAVHGVSRNSFSCRGLFSVLRIVSGCGLSRDCRAKLERLIGGMLDQATLDDLLISGHDDRGVFDVNLVIRLMRIFVNSDFLSSQKLKKVGRLIDKYLCEISPDQNLETSKLLGVAESLPDSARDCFDGVYRAIDIYLESHPTLSFEERSRLCSCLNFGKMSFEACKDLAKNPRIPPNIAVQALKSQHSKIPLSDCPFSVKDVEGPSTSSSSGHMVLHSDNVERLSQETQEMRMNIQRMQCRVMELENACREMKGRISKVVRHDVNVMSSTPPYNYSRSPFPRLC